Proteins from one Leptonema illini DSM 21528 genomic window:
- the tcmP gene encoding three-Cys-motif partner protein TcmP: MNAATHRFGGSWTERKLAILKKYLGAYNQALKKQPFRKMYVDAFAGSGSIEQISARAANAPSLFDDIPIPTSDSPEKMLEGSASIALQISPPFDEWVFIEKNANRCADLERLRGSYPDLAPRIQIRRGEANEELKNLCEMDWSSTRAVMFLDPYGMQVEWQTIEKIAQTQAVDMWLLFPLGIGLNRTLPRSGDIPTAWIRRINLFLGTDEWYEEFYTVEHNQDIFGQPHREITKARIEVLARFFIKRLEEIFPGVAPNPAVLSITANNPMYLFCFAAANARGAKIALNIAKHLLNKI, from the coding sequence ATGAATGCTGCAACACATAGATTCGGTGGAAGCTGGACAGAGAGGAAACTTGCAATTCTGAAAAAATACTTGGGAGCTTACAATCAGGCATTAAAAAAACAGCCGTTCAGAAAAATGTACGTAGATGCATTTGCCGGTTCCGGCTCGATCGAGCAAATCAGCGCCCGCGCTGCAAATGCCCCTTCATTGTTCGACGATATACCCATTCCCACCTCTGATTCCCCCGAGAAAATGCTCGAAGGCTCTGCCTCTATTGCTCTGCAAATCAGTCCACCCTTTGATGAATGGGTCTTTATCGAGAAGAATGCGAATAGATGTGCGGATCTGGAACGACTCCGTGGCTCATATCCAGATCTCGCACCAAGAATCCAAATACGCAGAGGAGAAGCAAATGAAGAGCTTAAAAATCTCTGCGAAATGGATTGGTCCAGCACGAGAGCGGTTATGTTTCTTGATCCGTATGGGATGCAAGTGGAATGGCAGACCATTGAGAAAATTGCTCAAACACAAGCTGTAGACATGTGGTTGCTGTTCCCACTTGGAATTGGACTGAATCGAACGTTGCCCAGATCAGGTGATATCCCTACAGCATGGATTAGGCGCATAAACCTGTTCCTCGGAACCGATGAATGGTATGAAGAATTCTACACCGTTGAACATAACCAAGACATATTTGGTCAACCTCATCGTGAGATAACGAAGGCCAGAATAGAAGTACTCGCACGATTCTTTATCAAACGATTAGAGGAGATATTCCCGGGAGTAGCGCCCAATCCGGCCGTCTTGAGCATTACTGCCAATAATCCAATGTACCTCTTTTGCTTCGCAGCTGCCAATGCCCGCGGAGCAAAAATTGCCTTGAACATTGCCAAGCATCTTTTAAACAAGATCTGA